In one Vanacampus margaritifer isolate UIUO_Vmar chromosome 11, RoL_Vmar_1.0, whole genome shotgun sequence genomic region, the following are encoded:
- the LOC144060841 gene encoding uncharacterized protein LOC144060841, which translates to MRIHAVTFLVTFVLWWTCSVLSQCPTNWRRYKEHCYYFSNDYQSWQRALHSCYSKGGLLASIWDRNEQNWVRSQFPRNAIWIGLWRAYQYYSEWKWVDGTLYFQVVSQWGPGPLHEKPSSGYCTVITQSGWYTKDCDRYLAYICKRPVDETPSLACPKCPDLTCPALPNLTCPALPKCPDLTCPALPNLTCPALPTSHPPHYPLTSTTAPPTNREPEICTSSASGMACSSHNVTCSCMLPVLANSKGGFRGALDDGLSVNRSIVIRGRAYPKAETLIVNLLGRDLHPDDDATALHLRFNFESRTVVLNSMVDGSWGEKRQENFPEQRPFGPGLDFKIVIWCDADTFRLTFNDIHQMDHKYQIQDLRSIKWLEVWSALLTSIQLM; encoded by the exons ATGAGGATTCATGCAGTGACTTTCCTTGTTACCTTTGTCCTTTGGTGGACTTGTTCAG tGCTCTCCCAATGTCCGACCAACTGGCGGCGCTACAAGGAACACTGTTACTATTTCTCAAACGACTATCAGAGTTGGCAAAGAGCTCTACACAGCTGTTACTCCAAGGGAGGCCTCCTGGCCAGCATTTGGGACAGAAATGAGCAG AACTGGGTGCGTTCACAATTTCCCAGGAACGCTATCTGGATCGGCCTGTGGCGTGCTTATCAGTATTACTCAGAGTGGAAGTGGGTTGATGGAACGCTTTACTTTCAAGTAGTGTC GCAATGGGGTCCTGGTCCGCTGCACGAAAAACCTAGTAGCGGATACTGCACTGTGATAACGCAAAGTGGTTGGTACACCAAGGACTGCGACAGGTACCTGGCCTACATCTGCAAGCGCCCTGTGG ACGAGACCCCATCCCTTGCCTGTCCGAAATGTCCTGATCTTACATGCCCCGCTCTTCCTAATCTTACCTGTCCCGCCCTCCCGAAATGTCCTGATCTTACATGCCCCGCTCTTCCTAATCTTACCTGTCCCGCCCTCCCCACCTCCCACCCTCCCCACTACCCACTGACGTCGACCACCGCTCCGCCGACCAATCGGGAGCCCGAGATCTGCACGAGCTCGGCCAGTGGGATGGCGTGTTCCTCTCACAATGTCACATGCTCGTGCATGCTCCCCGTGCTTGCCAACTCG AAAGGCGGATTCAGAGGTGCGCTCGATGACGGTCTCAGCGTGAACCGCAGCATAGTCATCAGAGGACGAGCCTATCCCAAAGCAGAGAC GCTCATCGTCAACCTGCTGGGGCGCGACCTCCACCCCGATGACGACGCGACGGCGCTGCACCTGAGGTTCAACTTTGAAAGCAGAACCGTCGTGCTCAACTCCATGGTGGACGGCTCGTGGGGTGAAAAGAGGCAGGAGAACTTTCCAGAGCAACGGCCCTTTGGACCCGGACTCGACTTCAAG ATTGTCATCTGGTGTGACGCCGACACTTTTCGCCTGACCTTTAACGACATCCACCAGATGGATCACAAATATCAAATTCAAGACCTGCGAAGCATCAAGTGGTTGGAGGTGTGGTCTGCGTTGCTGACTAGTATCCAGCTGATGTGA
- the LOC144060440 gene encoding NXPE family member 3-like: protein MSMNHGSHRCVFLCDDGHLDPSWKYHTVSPPYKVQNRNQSSNPFKNLPTFPHQRTFCPHLYQPLSTEEELEERNLLDSIAWPRPPSGSEPLNLSQTSDLAHSLFTIVTSQNNHSWYVGDQLEVQIHLHDFKGQPKRYGGDLLLARLHSPKYKAGVAREVLDHKNGLYSARFPLLWEGSAQVEVMMVHSNEAIAVLQRLREKRPDRVYFSSIFHQGEQSEKMGCNLCLPQDKGPLCNYTDLHTGDAWYCYKPKMLSCDTRNNHFMESPLKNIITNKEALLFQKGVNLKYPIHASTSDTIVVLPSKKENGSKIPDPVKLATSGYYYQDIWRPLGGVTERQVDGLSITQCLANKLVYLYGDSTMRQWFEYLVTVLPGMKEFKQESTIKVGPFMALDSTHNILLKYHFHGPPIVSKANAVAHKIRYIANELDGLTGGPNTVVALSLWAHFSPFPVEVYIHRLRHIRKAVVRLLNRAPGTAVVVRTPNPRALDQELSLIFSDWFALQLDVVLRAMFKDLNVMLVDAWQMCVAHQQPHNVHPPRVIVRNMVDMMLSHVCRDGTTTDA, encoded by the exons AGTTGGAAGTACCACACAGTGTCACCACCGTACAAGGTCCAGAACCGGAACCAATCATCAAATCCATTTAAAAACCTCCCAACATTTCCCCACCAGCGCACCTTCTGTCCTCATCTGTACCAGCCACTGTCCACTGAAGAAGAGCTTGAGGAACGCAACCTGTTGGACTCCATCGCCTGGCCCCGGCCGCCCTCTGGCTCCGAACCACTCAACCTGTCCCAGACGAGTGACCTGGCCCACAGCCTGTTCACCATCGTAACCTCCCAAAACAACCACAGTTGGTACGTGGGTGACCAGCTGGAAGTGCAGATCCACCTGCACGACTTCAAAGGCCAACCCAAGCGCTACGGCGGCGATTTGCTGTTGGCTCGGTTGCACTCCCCAAAATACAAAGCGGGCGTGGCCCGGGAGGTGCTGGACCACAAGAACGGACTTTATTCCGCTCGATTCCCGCTTCTGTGGGAGGGCTCTGCTCAGGTCGAGGTCATGATGGTACACTCGAACGAGGCCATCGCCGTGCTGCAGCGACTGAGGGAGAAACGGCCCGATCGAGTGTACTTCTCCAGCATCTTTCACCAAGGAGAGCAGTCTGAGAAGATGGGGTGCAACCTGTGCCTGCCGCAAGACAAGGGGCCACTGTGTAACTACACGGACCTTCACACTGGTGATGCTTGGTATTGCTACAAGCCCAAAATGCTCAGCTGTGACACCAGAAACAACCACTTCATGGAAAGCCCCCTCAAAAACATCATCACCAACAAGGAGGCTTTGCTCTTTCAGAA AGGCGTGAACCTTAAATATCCCATCCATGCTTCCACATCGGACACCATCGTCGTGCTGCCTTCAAAGAAAG AAAATGGCAGTAAAATACCGGATCCCGTGAAGCTGGCAACATCTGGATACTACTACCAGGATATTTGGAGGCCGTTGGGTGGCGTGACCGAGCGCCAGGTTGATGGGCTGTCCATCACTCAGTGCTTGGCCAACAAGTTGGTCTACTTGTACGGCGACTCCACCATGCGCCAGTGGTTCGAGTACCTCGTCACTGTTCTTCCAG GAATGAAGGAATTCAAACAGGAGAGTACAATAAAGGTGGGGCCCTTCATGGCGCTGGACAGCACCCACAACATTCTGCTCAAGTACCACTTCCACGGCCCGCCCATCGTCTCCAAGGCCAATGCTGTGGCACACAAGATACGCTACATCGCCAACGAGCTGGACGGCCTGACCGGCGGTCCCAACACGGTTGTGGCGCTCAGCCTCTGGGCTCACTTCAGTCCGTTCCCTGTGGAGGTGTACATACACCGCCTCCGGCATATCCGCAAGGCGGTGGTGCGACTGCTGAACCGGGCCCCAGGGACGGCGGTTGTGGTCCGCACGCCCAACCCTAGGGCACTGGATCAGGAGCTCAGCCTGATCTTCAGCGACTGGTTTGCGCTGCAACTGGACGTCGTGCTGCGTGCCATGTTCAAGGATCTCAACGTTATGCTGGTGGACGCCTGGCAGATGTGCGTGGCGCACCAACAGCCTCACAACGTCCACCCACCTCGGGTCATTGTCAGAAATATGGTAGACATGATGTTGTCCCACGTTTGTCGTGATGGGACCACGACCGATGCATGA